Proteins encoded together in one Halalkaliarchaeum sp. AArc-CO window:
- a CDS encoding iron ABC transporter permease: MGVTETESGTTGATDGGPDARQVGLTFLSGAIAAAMLLPVSWILLRAASVNLDRAAGIVFRARTVEIAFNSLLLMGVVTGLSVLIGVPLAYLTVRTDLPFRRFWTIAVALPLAVPSYLGAFAFIAVFSPRGQLQSLLEPFGVEAVPSIYGLHGAILIITLYTYPYVYLTTRAALKTFDTSLVEAARMLNHGRWETFKRVTFPHVRPAVVAGALLVALYAVSDFGTPAFLQAEVFTRQIYLEHRSLGGGDYAAFLSLQLVVLTVFILALESRIRGDETMHGDTARAGTHRISLGRWKWVGMAACAAIVFFTIVLPVGVFLQWLATSQADVPASFQFQLEYVVNSVSVSLAAAVVAGLAALPVAYLATQYDSRLGFLFERATYVGYAVPGIVIGLALVFFGANYGGLLYQSIPILVFAYVVRFIPQSVGSTRTSMLQVDPKLVEASRSLGRSSTATFREVTLPLIAPGVVAGAALVFLTTMKELPATLLLRPTGFETLVTRIWAAESAGLHGYAAIPALILVVVSGLSMVVILRQEGYTEE; encoded by the coding sequence ATGGGTGTAACGGAAACGGAATCCGGAACGACCGGAGCCACGGACGGCGGCCCTGACGCCAGACAGGTGGGCCTTACGTTTCTCAGTGGCGCGATCGCGGCCGCAATGTTGCTTCCGGTCTCCTGGATCCTGCTCCGCGCGGCCAGCGTAAACCTCGACCGTGCAGCGGGAATCGTCTTTCGGGCCCGCACGGTCGAGATCGCTTTCAACAGTCTCCTCCTGATGGGTGTTGTGACAGGGCTGTCGGTGTTAATCGGCGTCCCGTTGGCGTATCTCACCGTTCGGACCGACCTCCCGTTCCGGCGGTTCTGGACGATCGCCGTCGCGCTTCCGCTTGCCGTTCCCAGCTATCTCGGCGCGTTCGCGTTCATCGCGGTTTTCAGTCCGCGGGGACAGCTCCAGAGCCTGCTCGAACCGTTCGGGGTCGAGGCGGTTCCCTCCATCTACGGTCTCCACGGCGCGATCCTCATCATCACGCTGTACACGTATCCGTACGTGTATCTGACTACTAGGGCAGCGCTGAAGACGTTCGACACGTCGCTCGTCGAGGCCGCACGGATGTTGAACCACGGTCGCTGGGAGACGTTCAAACGGGTGACGTTTCCACACGTCCGCCCCGCGGTTGTCGCCGGCGCGCTGCTGGTCGCGCTGTACGCCGTCTCCGACTTCGGAACGCCGGCGTTTCTCCAGGCAGAGGTGTTCACCCGGCAGATCTACCTGGAACACCGGTCGCTCGGCGGCGGCGATTACGCGGCGTTCCTCTCGCTGCAGCTCGTGGTGTTGACGGTGTTCATTCTCGCACTCGAATCCCGGATCCGAGGCGACGAGACGATGCACGGTGACACCGCCCGCGCTGGAACCCATCGGATCTCGCTGGGCCGATGGAAGTGGGTGGGCATGGCCGCCTGTGCCGCGATCGTCTTTTTCACGATCGTTCTCCCGGTCGGCGTGTTCCTGCAGTGGCTCGCGACGTCTCAGGCGGACGTTCCCGCGAGCTTCCAGTTCCAGCTCGAATACGTCGTCAACTCCGTTTCCGTGTCGCTTGCAGCGGCAGTCGTGGCGGGGCTCGCGGCGCTGCCGGTTGCGTATCTGGCGACACAGTACGACTCGCGGCTCGGGTTCCTCTTCGAACGGGCGACCTACGTCGGCTACGCGGTTCCCGGCATCGTCATCGGACTCGCCTTAGTGTTCTTCGGGGCGAACTACGGCGGGCTCCTCTACCAGTCGATCCCGATCTTAGTGTTCGCGTACGTCGTCCGGTTCATCCCCCAGTCCGTGGGTTCGACCCGGACCTCGATGCTGCAGGTCGATCCGAAGCTGGTCGAGGCGTCTCGGTCACTCGGGCGGTCGTCGACGGCCACGTTCCGGGAGGTGACGCTGCCGCTGATCGCGCCGGGGGTCGTCGCCGGCGCAGCGCTCGTGTTCCTCACCACCATGAAGGAGCTTCCGGCGACGCTTCTGTTGCGTCCGACTGGATTCGAAACGCTGGTGACCCGGATCTGGGCGGCGGAGTCGGCTGGCCTCCACGGATACGCCGCGATCCCGGCGTTGATTCTGGTTGTGGTGTCCGGACTTTCGATGGTCGTCATACTGCGGCAGGAAGGCTACACCGAAGAGTGA
- a CDS encoding Gar1/Naf1 family protein: MRRLGTVSRTAQGLAVIQCDADEPPEVGAEVVDESLSRVGRVVDVFGPVSAPYAAVATDDRTDLVDLVGEKLYVR; this comes from the coding sequence ATGCGCCGGCTCGGCACGGTTTCACGGACTGCACAGGGGCTGGCCGTGATCCAGTGTGACGCGGACGAGCCGCCCGAGGTCGGTGCGGAGGTCGTCGACGAGTCGCTCTCCCGAGTCGGGCGGGTCGTCGACGTGTTCGGCCCGGTTTCAGCACCGTACGCCGCGGTTGCGACCGACGACCGGACCGATCTGGTCGATCTCGTCGGCGAGAAGCTGTACGTCCGGTGA
- a CDS encoding VanZ family protein — protein sequence MRSRRFRLPLFPRWVRLALVGAVMGTILYFSIIPMPGGDAFRTGPFGILPFSKWMHLLAYGGLALVLAYALHDSPRPDWQILSIVFLIAVGYGIGIELVQATVPERTYSPLDMVTNAVGAAVAVGLWRAVVQYVRFYRIRKLAELKPPVQ from the coding sequence ATGCGATCCCGTCGGTTCCGACTCCCGCTTTTCCCGCGATGGGTTCGGCTGGCGCTCGTGGGTGCCGTAATGGGAACGATTCTCTACTTCTCCATCATTCCGATGCCGGGCGGCGACGCCTTCAGAACCGGTCCCTTCGGGATCCTCCCGTTCAGCAAGTGGATGCATCTCCTGGCGTACGGCGGGCTCGCGCTGGTGCTCGCGTACGCGCTCCACGACTCCCCCCGGCCCGACTGGCAGATCCTGTCGATCGTATTCCTGATCGCAGTCGGCTACGGGATCGGGATCGAACTCGTCCAGGCGACTGTTCCCGAGCGAACGTACAGCCCGCTGGACATGGTCACCAACGCCGTCGGTGCAGCCGTCGCGGTCGGCCTGTGGCGTGCGGTCGTCCAGTACGTGCGGTTTTATCGGATCCGGAAGCTCGCGGAGCTGAAACCGCCAGTGCAGTAG
- a CDS encoding sugar phosphate nucleotidyltransferase, protein MIRQAVVPAAGDGTRLRPLTRERPKGLLAVDGTPILTRCFDQLLSAGITEAVVVVGYRASDIVAQYGDSYRDLDLQYVHQRDRLGLGHAVSLSEPFVDGEFLLVNGDNVFDPEFDFEELLDRHAESDAAVTALAERLSPDVARETGVFVPVAPPDVDGTVRVEGVVEKPEEPPSTLASAGCYVLPAEIFSALSLLRPSDHGEYELSDAIDVLCAAGARVEAVELAEFGGWRQNVNRPADLDRATERVRDR, encoded by the coding sequence ATGATCCGACAGGCTGTCGTTCCCGCGGCGGGGGACGGGACGCGACTTCGTCCGCTCACTCGCGAGCGCCCGAAAGGGCTGCTCGCGGTCGACGGTACGCCGATCTTGACCCGGTGTTTCGACCAGTTGCTCTCGGCCGGGATAACAGAGGCCGTCGTCGTCGTCGGCTACCGGGCCAGCGACATCGTCGCCCAGTACGGCGACAGCTATCGGGACCTCGATCTCCAGTACGTCCACCAGCGGGACCGTCTCGGACTCGGCCACGCGGTGTCGCTTTCGGAACCGTTCGTGGACGGGGAGTTTTTGCTGGTAAACGGCGACAACGTGTTCGATCCGGAGTTCGATTTCGAGGAGCTGCTCGACCGCCACGCCGAAAGCGACGCCGCAGTGACAGCGCTCGCGGAACGTCTGTCACCAGACGTCGCCAGGGAGACCGGGGTGTTCGTACCGGTGGCTCCCCCGGACGTCGACGGTACCGTCCGCGTCGAGGGCGTCGTCGAGAAGCCGGAGGAGCCACCGTCGACGCTCGCCAGCGCGGGCTGTTACGTGCTCCCCGCGGAGATCTTTTCGGCGCTGTCGCTGCTCCGGCCGAGCGATCACGGCGAGTACGAACTGTCCGACGCAATCGACGTGCTCTGTGCGGCCGGCGCACGCGTGGAGGCGGTCGAACTCGCGGAGTTCGGCGGCTGGCGACAGAACGTCAACCGTCCGGCGGATCTCGATCGGGCGACCGAACGGGTCCGGGACCGATAG
- the srp19 gene encoding signal recognition particle subunit SRP19, which yields MVENVLWPAYFDAALSRSEGRRVPVEQALEEPAVDEIATAVQQIGYDAVIERDKAYSREYRTRGRVLVQGATDASKNDLVQATAAYLNLLREE from the coding sequence ATGGTCGAGAACGTGCTGTGGCCCGCGTACTTCGACGCGGCGCTGTCCCGATCCGAGGGACGGCGCGTCCCGGTCGAACAGGCCCTCGAGGAACCGGCGGTCGACGAGATCGCCACTGCGGTACAGCAGATCGGATACGACGCGGTGATCGAACGCGACAAGGCCTACTCCCGGGAGTACCGTACCCGGGGTCGCGTCCTGGTCCAGGGTGCGACCGACGCCTCGAAGAACGATCTGGTGCAGGCGACGGCCGCGTACCTGAACCTGCTTCGGGAGGAGTGA
- a CDS encoding presenilin family intramembrane aspartyl protease PSH — protein MVPREYPAVGFAVSIFFLVQLGALALVPGFFESGYQAVENPDDPAISILYLGVILVATALMLAAFKYNLDRVVRGFVLFAGGMLAWYVFSVLVPPVFALIPAVLVVLGLLYHPEWYVIDVTGIVMGAGAAGLFGISFGLLPCILLLSALAVYDAISVYGTEHMLSLAEGVMELRIPVILVVPLSLSYSLLEDDFAGPEGNGDDGSDSEGSDGMKDESPQRDAFFIGLGDAVMPAIMVASAAFFSPAPNYEVPIIAVNLPAIGAMVGTILGLLVLLRWVMRGRAHAGLPLLNGGAIGGYLLGSLAAGVTLAEAVGVAGFF, from the coding sequence ATGGTTCCCCGCGAGTATCCTGCCGTCGGCTTTGCCGTCTCGATCTTCTTCCTCGTCCAGCTCGGTGCGCTGGCGCTCGTTCCGGGCTTTTTCGAGAGCGGCTATCAGGCGGTGGAAAACCCCGACGACCCCGCTATCAGTATCCTGTATCTCGGCGTCATCCTCGTCGCGACCGCCCTCATGCTCGCGGCGTTCAAGTACAACCTCGACCGCGTCGTCCGCGGGTTCGTCCTGTTCGCTGGCGGGATGCTCGCGTGGTACGTCTTCAGCGTGCTGGTCCCACCAGTCTTCGCGCTGATCCCGGCGGTGCTGGTCGTTCTCGGACTGCTGTATCATCCGGAGTGGTACGTCATCGACGTTACCGGAATCGTGATGGGGGCCGGCGCAGCGGGGCTGTTCGGGATCAGTTTCGGACTCCTCCCGTGTATCCTCCTTTTGAGTGCGCTGGCGGTGTACGACGCGATCAGCGTCTACGGGACCGAGCACATGCTCTCGCTCGCGGAGGGGGTCATGGAGCTTCGGATCCCGGTGATCCTCGTCGTTCCGCTCTCGCTTTCCTACTCGCTTCTGGAGGACGACTTCGCCGGCCCGGAAGGCAACGGCGACGACGGGTCGGATTCGGAGGGAAGCGACGGGATGAAAGACGAGTCTCCACAGCGGGACGCGTTCTTTATCGGGCTCGGCGACGCGGTGATGCCCGCGATCATGGTCGCAAGCGCTGCGTTCTTCTCCCCGGCCCCGAACTACGAGGTCCCGATTATCGCGGTGAACCTTCCCGCGATCGGCGCGATGGTTGGAACGATCCTGGGTCTGCTCGTGTTGCTCCGGTGGGTGATGCGCGGCCGGGCCCACGCCGGCCTCCCGCTTTTGAACGGCGGCGCCATCGGCGGCTACCTGCTGGGGTCCCTCGCGGCGGGGGTCACGCTCGCCGAGGCAGTCGGCGTCGCCGGGTTCTTTTGA
- a CDS encoding MBL fold metallo-hydrolase — translation MIGVRVTVLGTGAALATGDRVQTGLLVDMGGSTLLVDCGSGVLHRLAGIGRDPTEIDAVLLSHTHLDHVSDLPGLAKARWMIDGSTTPIIGPPGTAADVAPLFELDGQSDRIDVSCFEIGAEPRDRREIDVPGTEGIDVSVVPTVHSRPGVGYRFEDRFGFSGDTEASANLLGFFDGVDVLVHDCARPPGGEPDNHPTPEALAEALERAAPDIERLYLTHLYPDAAARADEAREVVAEATDATVHVAADTDIVVSERDQTN, via the coding sequence GTGATCGGCGTGCGAGTGACGGTTCTCGGGACCGGGGCCGCGCTCGCGACCGGCGATCGCGTCCAGACCGGCCTGCTCGTCGACATGGGCGGGTCAACGCTGCTGGTCGACTGCGGGAGCGGCGTCCTCCACCGCCTCGCGGGGATCGGCCGTGATCCCACCGAAATCGACGCTGTCCTGCTTTCCCACACCCATCTCGATCACGTCTCGGATCTCCCTGGCCTCGCGAAAGCACGATGGATGATCGATGGGTCGACGACGCCGATTATCGGTCCCCCGGGGACCGCCGCCGACGTCGCTCCGCTGTTCGAGCTCGACGGGCAGTCGGACAGGATCGACGTGTCCTGCTTCGAGATCGGAGCGGAGCCGAGGGATCGGCGCGAAATCGACGTTCCGGGGACGGAGGGTATCGATGTCTCCGTTGTGCCGACGGTTCACTCCCGCCCGGGGGTGGGGTATCGGTTCGAGGACCGGTTCGGCTTCAGCGGCGACACGGAGGCGAGTGCGAATCTGCTCGGGTTCTTCGACGGGGTCGACGTGCTCGTCCACGACTGCGCTCGACCGCCGGGTGGTGAGCCGGACAATCACCCGACACCGGAGGCGCTCGCCGAGGCGCTCGAACGCGCGGCTCCCGACATCGAGCGACTGTATTTGACGCACCTGTATCCGGACGCCGCAGCTCGCGCCGACGAAGCGAGAGAAGTCGTCGCCGAGGCCACCGACGCGACCGTCCACGTCGCCGCCGACACCGACATCGTCGTGAGTGAGCGCGACCAGACGAACTGA